The sequence GAGGCTCCGGGCCGAGCTCGGGCGTTTGGGCGGCCGGCGCGGTGGCGTCCCCGGCGGCCGGCGACAGCGACCCGTCCTCGGGACGTTCGAGTCGCTTGTCGGGAGCCACCTGGCGGCCGCTTGTATATTGTCCCTCCCCTCTGGAGCTTCGGCGAGGCCTCCTTCAGGAGGATTGTGACTCAGCCTCTGGGCCCGAGGCAGAGCTGTCAGACACCGGCGACGCTGGCGGCGACAGTCCCGGTGGCGCCGAGGCCTAGGGACAGTCCTGCTGTCGCCGGAGATTGGTTCTCTAGGCTTCTGAGGAGGGTGACCGTCGCGGCGCCCCGGAGCCGGCTTGCGGGGCGGCCTGACCGGGTCGACCAGCATCTCCCCGTGCCCCTGCGGCCGCGGAGACGGACCGCCCGGACCCTCCCTGGGCCGGGCCGCCGcggtgggcagggagagggtcTTCCCTGCCCGGAGCGCCTGGACTCGGGCTCGGCGGTCCGGACTCCTCCTGGGCCGCCCTCAGGAGCGTTTGCTTCGCCGTCGGCCCCGCTCCGGAGGTGGGGACCGGCCCGGACGGTGGCTTGGAGGTCGCCGGAGGGCGCGCCTGGGTCCGGGCCCTCGGGTCCTTTCTGCCCGAGGTGTTTTCCGCGTCGCGCTCCGGAGGTGGGGACCCGAGGGTGGCCCGGGGGAGGCGCGTGTGCGGTCCCCGCGTGGGGTCCGGTCGCCCGAGGCGTCTCGCGGCACCCGTGCTTTCTCTCTGTCCAAGTCCTGACGGGTccggagacgtggatggaccGGACCCTGCTCCCGCGGGTGGCCGGGGAGGGCGCGCTCGACCCTCCAGCGTGCCCTCGTGGGTCTCGGTCGTCGGACGCGACTTTGGCTCACCCCTCTCCGACTCCCTGCATCCCGGTCGGGAGGTGGGGACCGGCTCGGGCCGTCCTGGGTGCCCCGTCTGGGACGGTCTGGGCCCCGGGCGCGCTCCCTGGTCGGGGCCCGCTCGTCTCGTGGGAAGCGCCTCGCTGACGGTTCCGTCTTCTGTGTTCCTTTGGCACGTCGAAGCCAAATCCCCGTCCGGAGACTCGGACGGACCGGTACCCCTACCCGCGTGGACGAAGCGGGGAGGGCGTCCTCGGCCGGCTCCCCCTCTCTCGGTGTCCGCGCCCCCGCTTTGGCCACCACgcgcccctccccccctcccgGTCGACCAgatgacacccccccccccccaagagaGCTCGGGGCCTGGTGTTTATGGGGCAGCGTTGGGGACAGGTGGCCGGGACAAGGTTCCGGGGGCCCTCCCTGCGAGTCGTAGATGGGCTCCTCTGTCGGCTGCTGTCATTTCGTCGCCCTTAATAGGCCTTTTTTGCCACCAGGTAAGTGCTGACACGGTCTCCTTTGGTGTCTGCCACCGAGGACTGTGGGTCTCTGGACGCACGCGGGGCTCTGGGCTTCTGGGCCGCCAGCTGGTGCCCGGTTCGGCCCTCGCCGCTGGAGCCGCCCGCCTGGGCCTGTGCGCCGGCTCCTGTGTGGTGTCGTCTGGCTGACCCGACCCGAGGGTGGCGGGGGCGAGGTGGCGCGGGTCTTCTACCCTCGGCGCCCCTCACCCCCGCTGTGGGCACCTGGTGGCGGCTGGGACGACCCCCGCCCTGTGGGCTCCGCGCCACCTGTCAGGTGTTCTCCTCTCGGGGTCGTTGGCCGCTCTCGCCTGAGGCGAGGTGGGGGGGGATGGAGGCTGCCGGCGAGGCTGAAAGCGGGCCCCTCTGGTGACTGTCCTCGCCGTGCCTCCCCCTGCTCCACCTCGGCTCCACGGATCGATGTGGTGTGGTCGTGTTCTCCCGGGCCGAGCCGAAACCGTGCCGGACGAGGGACGGGCGTTCCCGGTGAACGTGTCCGCTCTTCTCGGTCTGTCCGCGGGGCCCCTCGCTTGTCTTCCCCCCCCGCTGCCCGTCAGGGAGGGTGAGGAAGGCAGGGGTTGGGTGTGGCCTCTGGCCCTGATCTTCGGTCTCCCGTCCCCTGCCTCGGGGCGTCCGTGGGGGCCGTGGGTCTTCTGACACGGCAGGTCGCTCCCGCTTCGCCTCCTCGGCGTGTGCCCGGCGAGCGGCCCTCCCTGTGGCGGGGAGGGCTGTGCCGCCGCTGCCGCGCTGCGCGCCCCACGCGGGTGTGCGAGCGTGCCTCGTGTGACCCTCGGTGGTGCCCCTGGAGCGCTCCAGGTCGTCCCTCAGGTGCCTGAGGCCGAGCGGTGGTGTCGTTTCCCTCAACCCGGCGTCCCCCTCGGGTCCCCGCCACGGTGGCGTGTGTGTCCCGAGCGTGGCTGTCTTTCGGGGGGGTCGAGGCGGAAGGGAGAGGCGTGCCCGTTCCCCTCGTCGCGGAGGCCTCGGCGGATGAGGCCTTGCAGGGGGCGGGACGCGGGCTCTGCTCTGGCCCTGACCGCGCACACGCTCCTGTGTGGTGGTCCGCTTCCCTGTACCGCAGACCCCTCCCGCCCGGCTGAGGCCGGGCGGCTCGTGGAGCGCCTCCGTGAGCCCGAAGGCGAGACGGTCCGGGGGAGGGACGGCGCGCCCTCGGTGAGAACGCCTTCTCTAGCGATCCGAGAGGGAGCCTTGGGGTACCGGACCCcccagccgccgcccctcccgagcgcagcagtggccaccgtgGCGACTGCCGGAGCACGTGGGCAGAGCAGGACTCCCCCGCCCTCCGCGGGAGGGGAGGGAGTCGGGTGCGCCGGCCCCGCGGTGGGGCCGCGTGCCGCTCGTTGCCTACCGCGGCCCGCGCCTCCCCCCTCCGAGTCGGGGGAGGGTCCCGCTGGGCCCCGCCGGGCGTCCGGCAGGTGGGGGGCCGTGTGCGTGCGGCCGGCCCCCGTGGGGTGAGCCCTGGGGGAAGGGGGGGCCGTGTCGGGGCGCGACGCCCGGTCGGCCTCGGCTTCCCCGGCCCCGCGGCCGTTGGTGAGGGGGAGCCCGTCGCGCCCGCCCTCGCCCCCTGAGCCGCAGCCGGTGGCGGCGTGCGGTCACGGTCCGGGCCGCCTCGCTCGAGAGCGTCGTCCCCGGGTTGTCGCGCCTCGGGGTTCAGACTCAGACGGAAGACGGATCTGTGGCGGATGGATGGCGGAAGACGGGTGGACGGCTCGCCGGCCCTGGCGGCGGGGCCGGGTCGCGGGCCACGCTCCGGGGATGGCCGGGGCCGGCCGGCGCCCCGGGCGTCGCGGGACCGCCCTCGCGTGCGGGTGGCGGTGGGATCCCGCGCTGGTGTTCCTGGGGGCCCGGCCGCGTGGCCCGGTCTTTTTCCTCCGGTCCCCGGACGGCGCCCGCGTCCCTGTCCCGCGGCCCCCGCCGTGCGTGCTCGCCGgcccctccccgccgccgccggccTCGCCTCGCCTCTCCTCGTCCCGCGCGTGCGACCGCCCGCGTTCCCGTCCCCTGCCCGGGCCCGAGCCGGCCTCGCCTCGCCTTCACGTGGGTGTCGTCCCCCGGCCCCTGCCGGGCCGGTGGCGTCCCCGGGCGGAGCGGTGCAGTGCCCTCGGAAAGCCCTGAGcgaggggggcggggcgggggagcccCGCGCGCGTGAGGGCCGTGGGGGGGGGGGCCGCCGGTGTGCGGCGGGAGAGTGTTCTCCCCGGGCCGGCTGCGGCTCCGGgggtggcggtggcggtggcCGCGAGCCCCGCGAGGGTGGGGGCGCCAGTCCTTCGTCGCGGGTGGCGCCGCGGGACCGCCCCTGTGCCGGGAGGGCCTGTGGCGGTGAGATCCCGCGGTGGGCCCCGGCGGCCGACTCGCGTCCCCTCCCCCGGCTCGCTTTGGGCCGTTCCCCTCGCGGTGGCGCGCGGCCACCCACCCCCGCCGCCGGTTGCGCGGTGTCGGCCCCGCGTGGCCGCATCCCGTCGGTGCCCCTCTCCGCCCGTCCGTCCGCCTCGGTCCCCTCGCCGTCTGCTGCTCCCCGGGGCCGCGTGCCCTGGTGTGCCTCGCTTCCCGGGCCCGCCGCGGCCCCGATCCGTCGCCcgtgtcgccgccgccgccgccgccgccgccgtcgcgTGCCGGACGAGGGGGCGCCCCCGCCCCGGTGCGCTCGCCCGAGCGCGGGACGGGTCCCCGGTCTTGCCCCGCCGCGGGCCGGTCGCCGCGTCCTCGCCGCCCGGCGTCCCCCGCCCCGCTCTGGGGCGGGTGGACGGACGGACGCCGAGGGCGCGCGTCGGCCGTCCCCGGTGTGGCCCGGGCCGGgcgggatggaggagggagagagcaggGCGGCCCGCCGCCCTCCTCCCCGCcgcaccaccccgcccccccctcGTGCCTCCCGCGCGGTGGCGGCGACGCGCCGCGACCCTCGCGGACCCCGAGGGTGGGTCGCGCGGTCGGGCGTCCTCGCCGCGGGCGGGACCGGGGCGGTCGGGTCTCCCGGCCCGGCGAGCGCCCTTCCCGGCCCCCCCCTCCTCTCTCGGCTCCCTCGCCTCGCGGGGgtctgcctctccccaccccccccccaccggcACGCCCGGCTCCTCGTCGTCGCGCTCGCTTCCCCCTACCTGGTTGATCCTGCCAGTAGCATATGCTTGTCTCAAAGATTAAGCCATGCATGTCTAAGTACGCACGGCCGGTACAGTGAAACTGCGAATGGCTCATTAAATCAGTTATGGTTCCTTTGGTCGCTCGCTCCTCTCCtacttggataactgtggtaaTTCTAGAGCTAATACATGCCGACGGGCGCTGACCCCCTTCGCGGGGGGATGCGTGCATTTATCAGATCAAAACCAACCCGGTCCGCCTCCCCCCGGCCCCGGCCGGGGGGCGGGCGCCGGCGGCTTTGGTGACTCTAGATAACCTCGGGCCGATCGCACGCCCCCCGTGGCGGCGACGACCCATTCGAACGTCTGCCCTATCAACTTTCGATGGTAGTCGCCGTGCCTACCATGGTGACCACGGGTGACGGGGAATCAGGGTTCGATTCCGGAGAGGGAGCCTGAGAAACGGCTACCACATCCAAGGAAGGCAGCAGCGCGCGCAAATTACCCACTCCCGACCCGGGGAGGTAGTGACGAAAAATAACAATACAGGACTCTTTCGAGGCCCTGTAATTGGAATGAGTCCACTTTAAATCCTTCCGCGAGGATCCATTGGAGGGCAAGTCTGGTGCCAGCAGCCGCGGTAATTCCAGCTCCAATAGCGTATATTAAAGTTGCTGCAGTTAAAAAGCTCGTAGTTGGATCTTGGGAGCGGGCGGGCGGTC is a genomic window of Capra hircus breed San Clemente unplaced genomic scaffold, ASM170441v1, whole genome shotgun sequence containing:
- the LOC108634738 gene encoding collagen alpha-1(III) chain-like; the encoded protein is MHHHPRNRERAINLSILSVSGRLCNHTPPEPKDFGFPEAARRVMGITPPASPVGIVYGRNYDGSRRVAATAREARGGGGVVRRGGGRRAALLSPSSIPPGPGHTGDGRRAPSASVRPPAPERGGGRRAARTRRPARGGARPGTRPALGRAHRGGGAPSSGTRRRRRRRRRRHGRRIGAAAGPGSEAHQGTRPRGAADGEGTEADGRAERGTDGMRPRGADTAQPAAGVGGRAPPRGERPKASRGRGRESAAGAHRGISPPQALPAQGRSRGATRDEGLAPPPSRGSRPPPPPPPEPQPARGEHSPAAHRRPPPPRPSRARGSPAPPPSLRAFRGHCTAPPGDATGPAGAGGRHPREGEARPARARAGDGNAGGRTRGTRRGEARPAAAGRGRRARTAGAAGQGRGRRPGTGGKRPGHAAGPPGTPARDPTATRTRGRSRDARGAGRPRPSPERGPRPGPAARAGEPSTRLPPSIRHRSVFRLSLNPEARQPGDDALERGGPDRDRTPPPAAAQGARAGATGSPSPTAAGPGKPRPTGRRAPTRPPLPPGLTPRGPAARTRPPTCRTPGGAQRDPPPTRRGEARAARRRSHRGRAVPPPDRLAFGLTEALHEPPGLSRAGGVCGTGKRTTTQERVRGQGQSRARVPPPARPHPPRPPRRGERARLSLPPRPPRKTATLGTHTPPWRGPEGDAGLRETTPPLGLRHLRDDLERSRGTTEGHTRHARTPAWGAQRGSGGTALPATGRAARRAHAEEAKRERPAVSEDPRPPRTPRGRGRETEDQGQRPHPTPAFLTLPDGQRGGKTSEGPRGQTEKSGHVHRERPSLVRHGFGSARENTTTPHRSVEPRWSRGRHGEDSHQRGPLSASPAASIPPHLASGESGQRPREENT